A region from the Candidatus Zixiibacteriota bacterium genome encodes:
- a CDS encoding Wzz/FepE/Etk N-terminal domain-containing protein, which yields MQGRLTFKNSSDPAPEKDNSRAEISLIELAHLALRKRYLLAIATLSVMTLVAVGLFLIPNKFQSTASILPSGQTDKLGALKELAGLGNLAAMSEENSSQLFPSILRSNQVKDPLLKRDFVFEDDGETKRMTLPEYFDDDDPDRLRKALDKLTDINMDKKTGVIRLGVETEYPAFSQAILKEMLAELENFNLHKRRSQAKNRENYLAREMAVRETELKEAERKLEEFQAVNRDWDVSSDPELLRILMQMKRDIEIKSKTYIFLREQYEIAKLEVQKDLPVVVLLDEPTLPTQKSGPHRLVMILLAGVMTFVISFLGLFLADSLRKNRDEEQREAINNFRDDFLQAFPVVNRVRARFTRTV from the coding sequence ATGCAAGGAAGATTGACCTTCAAGAATTCATCCGACCCGGCGCCGGAAAAAGATAACTCCCGCGCCGAAATCAGCCTTATCGAACTGGCGCATCTGGCGCTCCGGAAACGATATCTTCTGGCTATCGCGACCTTATCGGTAATGACACTGGTCGCGGTCGGGCTCTTTCTGATTCCGAATAAATTCCAATCGACGGCATCAATACTCCCCTCCGGGCAGACCGACAAACTGGGGGCGCTCAAAGAACTTGCCGGGCTGGGAAATCTGGCGGCGATGAGCGAGGAGAATTCATCACAACTTTTTCCGTCGATACTCCGCTCCAACCAGGTAAAAGACCCGCTTCTGAAAAGAGATTTTGTTTTCGAAGATGACGGGGAGACCAAACGGATGACACTGCCGGAGTACTTTGACGATGACGACCCGGATCGGCTGCGAAAAGCGCTGGACAAACTCACCGATATCAATATGGATAAGAAAACGGGCGTAATTCGGTTGGGGGTGGAGACGGAGTATCCGGCGTTTTCGCAGGCGATATTGAAAGAGATGCTGGCGGAACTGGAGAATTTCAATCTCCATAAACGTCGCTCGCAGGCGAAAAACCGCGAAAATTATCTGGCGCGGGAGATGGCGGTGCGGGAGACGGAGTTGAAAGAGGCCGAACGGAAATTGGAGGAGTTCCAGGCGGTTAATCGGGACTGGGATGTTTCGAGCGACCCGGAGTTGCTGCGGATTTTGATGCAGATGAAGCGGGATATTGAGATAAAATCGAAAACCTATATATTCCTTCGCGAGCAGTATGAAATCGCCAAACTGGAGGTGCAGAAAGACCTGCCGGTGGTGGTGCTTCTGGATGAGCCGACGCTTCCAACGCAGAAATCAGGACCGCATCGGCTGGTGATGATACTTCTGGCGGGCGTGATGACTTTCGTCATTTCATTTCTCGGTCTCTTCCTCGCCGATTCCCTGCGGAAAAACAGGGATGAGGAGCAGAGGGAGGCGATCA